The window TTTAACCGCGTTTACCAAACCTCCGCAGCAAGGCACCTCCATCCGCAGCACGGTGACGTTCTTGATGTCGTGCAGCTTAAGAATCTCGGTCAGTTTATCCGCGTAATTCACCGCATCCAGCTTCGGACAGCCGATTAAGGTAACTTTGTTGCGCATAAAATCGGCGTGCAGATTGGCGTAGGCAAAGGCGGTGCAGTCGGCCGCCACCAGCAGTTGGGCGCCGTCGAAATAGGGGGCGCTTACCGGAACCAGTTTCAGTTGACAGGGCCACTGGCGAAGTTCCGAGCGGCCTACTTTGTGCTCAACGCGGCTGTTGTCGGCCTCTCTGGCGATGACCCTGGCATTTGACCCGGGGCAGCCGCACGGCATCTGCGGTGGTTTGGAGTGGGCGTCTCTGTCGAC of the Sporomusaceae bacterium genome contains:
- a CDS encoding 4Fe-4S binding protein encodes the protein MLRKMVSINEEKCNGCGLCITACHEGALQIIDGKAKLVADSYCDGLGACLPDCPTGAISIVEREAAPFDEEAVKKHLVDRDAHSKPPQMPCGCPGSNARVIAREADNSRVEHKVGRSELRQWPCQLKLVPVSAPYFDGAQLLVAADCTAFAYANLHADFMRNKVTLIGCPKLDAVNYADKLTEILKLHDIKNVTVLRMEVPCCGGLVNAVKEALAASGKIIPWQVVVIGTDGSIRED